The following coding sequences are from one Rhinoraja longicauda isolate Sanriku21f chromosome 35, sRhiLon1.1, whole genome shotgun sequence window:
- the LOC144609939 gene encoding chymotrypsin-C — protein sequence MSGQSLPLIVLLLTVSPAFYLGYSLQHKIGYLDWPGDCGVSLFSPNVAGRIVSGNEARPHSWPWQVSLQMRARGSRSYTHVCGGTLIHSHWILTAAHCFQKGKGVDTANWRIVLGKHNLHHSEHNQKIYRVKRIYRHERFRYQLHSEIENDIAVVRSAEDISQSSYIRYACMPKKNSQLLPGQQCWTTGWGATRGQRENVTLSEVLNQARLPIIEHQTCKMKKFWGDRVRSTMICAGFKDTEEPPAACQGDSGGPLLCQHGSDRWEVHGVVSFGPTGCIVENKPSVFTKTTAYFPWIEKTRIRDYFLDWR from the exons ATGTCGGGTCAAAGTCTGCCTCTGATTGTCCTCCTACTGACTGTATCTCCTGCCTTTTATTTGGGGTATAGTCTTCAGCACAAAATTGGATACCTAG ATTGGCCAGGGGATTGCGGTGTCTCACTGTTCTCGCCCAATGTAGCTGGCAGGATCGTATCTGGGAACGAGGCACGCCCACATTCCTGGCCATGGCAGGTCTCTCTGCAG ATGCGTGCTCGGGGGAGTCGGTCTTATACTCACGTCTGTGGTGGGACACTCATTCACAGTCACTGGATCCTGACTGCAGCACATTGCTTTCAAAA AGGGAAAGGAGTGGATACTGCTAATTGGCGGATTGTCCTTGGTAAACACAACCTGCATCATTCAGAACATAACCAGAAGATTTATCGTGTGAAAAGAATTTACAGACATGAACGCTTCCGCTACCAGCTCCACAGTGAGATTGAGAATGACATTGCCGTGGTCAGGTCAGCAGAGGACATTTCACAAAGCAGCTACATCCGATATGCTTGCATGCCCAAGAAGAACAGCCAATTGCTACCTGGTCAACAGTGTTGGACTACAGGTTGGGGTGCCACCAGAG GACAAAGGGAAAATGTCACTTTATCTGAAGTGCTAAACCAAGCCAGACTTCCAATCATTGAACATCAGACCTGCAAAATGAAGAAGTTCTGGGGGGATCGAGTGCGTAGCACAATGATTTGTGCTGGTTTTAAAGATACAGAAGAACCTCCTGCAGCTTGCCAG GGGGACTCTGGTGGCCCACTTCTCTGTCAGCATGGCTCGGATAGGTGGGAGGTTCATGGTGTGGTCAGCTTTGGGCCCACTGGCTGCATTGTTGAAAATAAGCCCAGTGTATTTACCAAAACCACTGCCTACTTCCCCTGGATTGAGAAAACAAGGATACGGGATTACTTCTTAGACTGGAGATAA